One genomic region from Sorangium aterium encodes:
- the metK gene encoding methionine adenosyltransferase produces MRRYQFTSESVTEGHPDKVCDQISDAILDGILEKDPTARVACETLVKTGMAVVAGEITTSAWVDMPVVVRNTIKDIGYTDAAMGFDYETCAVLTAIEKQSPDISRGVTEGEGLFKEQGAGDQGLMFGYATDETSELMPSPISYAHRLARKLADLRKSKKLDWLRPDGKTQVTIEYEDQTPVRVSAVVVSTQHSPEVKHKTIVDAVRSLIIEKSIPAKLMDRSTKIYVNPTGRFVVGGPFGDAGLTGRKIIVDTYGGMGRHGGGAFSGKDPTKVDRSACYYARYVAKNVVASKLAARCEVQIAYAIGVAQPVGVHVNTFGTGRVGEDVLEKYIMQNFDMRPKAIIEQLDLLKPIYRKTAAYGHFGRDEFTWEKTDRAAKLAEDLLRPTLAAVPAATNGSGSKKEPKRKGKKEVGAQA; encoded by the coding sequence ATGCGCCGTTACCAGTTCACATCCGAGTCCGTCACCGAAGGACACCCCGACAAGGTGTGCGACCAGATCTCCGACGCCATTCTGGACGGGATCCTCGAGAAGGATCCGACGGCCCGCGTCGCGTGCGAGACCCTGGTGAAGACGGGGATGGCCGTCGTGGCCGGCGAGATCACCACCTCGGCGTGGGTCGACATGCCGGTCGTCGTGCGCAACACCATCAAGGACATCGGCTACACCGACGCCGCGATGGGCTTCGACTACGAGACGTGCGCGGTGCTCACGGCGATCGAGAAGCAGTCGCCCGACATCTCCCGCGGCGTCACCGAGGGCGAGGGCCTCTTCAAGGAGCAGGGGGCAGGCGACCAGGGGCTCATGTTCGGCTATGCGACGGACGAGACGTCGGAGCTGATGCCCTCTCCCATCAGCTACGCCCATCGCCTCGCCCGGAAGCTCGCGGATCTCCGCAAATCCAAGAAGCTCGACTGGCTGCGCCCCGACGGCAAGACCCAGGTCACGATCGAGTACGAAGATCAGACGCCCGTGCGCGTGAGCGCCGTCGTCGTCTCGACGCAGCACAGCCCCGAGGTCAAGCACAAGACGATCGTCGACGCGGTGCGGAGCCTGATCATCGAGAAGAGCATCCCGGCCAAGCTGATGGATCGGAGCACGAAGATCTACGTGAACCCCACCGGCCGCTTCGTGGTCGGCGGCCCCTTCGGCGACGCCGGCCTCACCGGCCGCAAGATCATCGTCGACACCTACGGCGGCATGGGCCGGCACGGCGGCGGCGCCTTCAGCGGCAAGGACCCGACGAAGGTCGACCGCTCCGCCTGCTACTACGCGCGTTACGTCGCGAAGAACGTCGTCGCCTCCAAGCTCGCGGCGCGCTGCGAGGTGCAGATCGCCTACGCCATCGGCGTCGCCCAGCCGGTCGGCGTCCACGTGAACACCTTCGGCACGGGCCGCGTAGGTGAGGACGTGCTCGAGAAGTACATCATGCAGAACTTCGACATGCGGCCGAAGGCGATCATCGAGCAGCTCGATCTGCTGAAGCCCATCTACCGAAAGACGGCCGCGTACGGCCACTTCGGGCGCGACGAGTTCACCTGGGAGAAGACGGACCGCGCGGCCAAGCTGGCCGAGGACCTGCTGCGCCCGACGCTCGCCGCGGTCCCCGCGGCCACGAACGGCTCCGGGAGCAAGAAGGAGCCGAAGCGCAAGGGCAAGAAGGAAGTGGGCGCCCAGGCCTGA
- a CDS encoding YbjN domain-containing protein: MTFDEIKACLEREGWAVEVVSNDTMRSDFQGAERHFPLFVRLSPPFVVFAVIPFVRLPLELEEGDVIVRRLLQLNREINMAKLSADEEGDVILSVEYRLQDLDPSEVRDAVDVLSFYANKHYAELVALAAP, translated from the coding sequence ATGACGTTCGACGAGATCAAGGCGTGCCTCGAGCGCGAGGGCTGGGCTGTAGAGGTCGTATCCAACGACACCATGCGCAGCGACTTCCAGGGGGCCGAGCGGCACTTCCCGCTGTTCGTGCGGCTCTCGCCCCCCTTCGTCGTCTTCGCGGTGATCCCGTTCGTGCGGCTCCCGCTGGAGCTCGAGGAGGGCGACGTGATCGTGCGGCGCCTGCTCCAGCTGAACCGTGAGATCAACATGGCCAAGCTCTCGGCCGACGAGGAGGGCGACGTGATTCTCAGCGTCGAGTACCGCCTCCAGGACCTCGATCCGAGCGAGGTGCGCGACGCCGTCGATGTCCTCTCCTTCTACGCGAACAAGCACTATGCCGAGCTCGTGGCGCTCGCCGCGCCATGA
- a CDS encoding PDZ domain-containing protein: MASRSWSAALLLVAAGCTASVGSIGAVLGRDNESLALYVRDVPPGLAAERAGLIPGDEIMMIDGVYVRDLSSAEVRDRLRGAVGSPVELTVVRGGDVRRVRVVRTELRAHEGLKPREEQIPP; this comes from the coding sequence GTGGCAAGCAGGTCCTGGAGCGCGGCGCTCCTGCTCGTGGCCGCGGGGTGCACCGCGAGCGTGGGATCCATCGGGGCTGTCCTTGGGCGAGATAACGAGTCGCTGGCGCTCTACGTGCGCGACGTGCCGCCGGGCCTCGCCGCCGAGCGAGCGGGGCTGATCCCGGGCGACGAGATCATGATGATTGATGGCGTGTATGTCCGTGATCTCTCGTCGGCAGAGGTGCGCGATCGGCTCCGCGGCGCCGTCGGGAGCCCCGTCGAGCTCACCGTCGTCCGCGGGGGCGACGTGCGGCGCGTCCGGGTCGTGCGCACGGAGCTCAGGGCGCACGAGGGGCTCAAGCCAAGAGAGGAGCAGATCCCGCCTTGA
- a CDS encoding CDP-alcohol phosphatidyltransferase family protein, with protein sequence MEDPLNRYYRYPIARWIVRALMRTPVTPNQVTLVQPLFAALAGYLVTFDDPRHLIAGALVFELRSILDCVDGALARAKRMVSPAGHAIDGLADWLGVVFLYVGIFWHVRLHPPAEGLWSATVSTNALLLIALLQGALRSFSADYFKLKYCSIFETGTDETADVLRRKIQALGPSSSFFAHFDVFIGRMGHLAFEHEWFDPRRSQSSTSADQVKQLIREEASPLTRFIGALWAISNGDAFLSMVVLTLLVDQLWLGQVFFATGGVVWIVAVIWLNGWFLRGASRRAKLAVA encoded by the coding sequence ATGGAGGACCCGCTCAATCGCTACTACCGGTACCCGATCGCGCGCTGGATCGTGCGGGCGCTGATGAGGACGCCGGTCACGCCGAACCAGGTGACGCTGGTTCAGCCGCTCTTCGCTGCGCTGGCCGGTTACCTGGTGACGTTCGATGATCCGAGGCACCTCATCGCGGGGGCGCTCGTGTTCGAGCTCCGCTCCATCCTCGATTGCGTGGACGGCGCGCTGGCGCGGGCGAAGCGGATGGTGAGCCCCGCGGGGCACGCCATTGACGGCCTGGCCGACTGGCTGGGCGTCGTCTTTCTTTATGTCGGCATCTTCTGGCACGTTCGCCTTCACCCGCCGGCAGAGGGCCTGTGGAGCGCGACCGTGTCCACGAACGCTCTCCTGCTGATCGCGCTGCTCCAGGGGGCGCTCCGCTCTTTCTCCGCGGACTACTTCAAGCTCAAGTACTGCTCGATCTTCGAGACGGGTACGGACGAGACGGCGGACGTGCTGCGCCGGAAGATCCAGGCGCTCGGCCCCTCGTCCTCGTTCTTTGCCCATTTCGATGTCTTCATCGGGCGCATGGGGCACCTCGCGTTCGAGCACGAGTGGTTCGACCCGCGGCGGAGCCAGTCCTCGACCAGCGCGGATCAGGTAAAGCAGCTGATCCGGGAGGAGGCGTCGCCGCTCACGCGCTTCATCGGCGCGCTCTGGGCGATATCGAACGGCGACGCGTTCCTGTCGATGGTGGTGCTGACGCTCCTCGTGGACCAGCTCTGGCTGGGTCAGGTCTTCTTCGCGACGGGCGGGGTCGTCTGGATCGTCGCGGTCATCTGGCTGAACGGCTGGTTCCTCCGCGGCGCATCCCGGCGCGCGAAGCTGGCCGTGGCCTGA
- a CDS encoding phosphocholine cytidylyltransferase family protein encodes MRAILLAAGRGRRIGRDAPKCLISIEGKTLLERHLVNLTESGVTDLTIVVGFRHEMIEEALASLRPSLKVELVKNPRFTHGSIVSLHVAADRLSGGGLWMDADVLYPAALLRRLVSSPQENCLLVDASSEESGEEMMVGVRAGRVLKIARRVGKDWDIAGETVGFAKVGPQGGRAMQRLLEEEVSAGRLDQEYEAAMDRAFQEIPFGIERVDDLPWTEIDFEEDVEKARRLASSL; translated from the coding sequence ATGAGGGCGATCCTGCTCGCCGCCGGCCGCGGCCGGCGCATCGGCCGGGACGCGCCGAAGTGCCTCATCTCGATCGAGGGCAAGACGCTGCTCGAGCGCCACCTCGTGAACCTCACCGAGAGCGGCGTCACCGATCTGACGATCGTCGTCGGCTTCCGGCACGAGATGATCGAGGAGGCGCTCGCCTCGCTCCGCCCTTCGCTGAAGGTCGAGCTCGTCAAGAACCCGCGGTTCACCCACGGCAGCATCGTCTCGCTCCACGTCGCGGCCGATCGGCTGTCGGGCGGCGGGCTGTGGATGGACGCCGACGTGCTGTACCCCGCCGCGCTGCTGCGGCGCCTGGTGAGCTCGCCGCAGGAGAACTGCCTGCTTGTCGACGCGAGCTCGGAGGAGAGCGGCGAAGAGATGATGGTCGGCGTCCGCGCCGGCCGCGTCCTCAAGATCGCGCGCCGCGTAGGCAAGGACTGGGACATCGCCGGCGAGACCGTCGGCTTCGCCAAGGTCGGTCCGCAGGGCGGCCGCGCGATGCAGCGGCTCCTTGAGGAGGAGGTCTCCGCAGGCCGCCTCGATCAGGAGTACGAGGCCGCGATGGACCGCGCTTTCCAGGAGATACCGTTCGGTATCGAGCGCGTCGACGACCTTCCCTGGACCGAGATCGACTTCGAAGAGGACGTGGAGAAGGCCCGCCGCCTGGCGAGCTCCCTCTAG
- a CDS encoding thiamine pyrophosphate-dependent enzyme: protein MNKLEALKVFTAAVGKDDLVVCCNGMIGRELYTTQDRPSNFYMIGSMGLGLSIGLGLALAQPRKRIFVLDGDGNVLMGMNALASVGSERPANLVHVVLDNRSHASTGGQRTISGDVKLESVASAVGYRATHRADSVESFEASLRVALVQPGPVMVLALVDGGTVKGIGRVAETPQELASRFAAEARR from the coding sequence ATGAACAAGCTCGAAGCGCTGAAGGTGTTCACGGCGGCGGTCGGCAAGGACGACCTCGTGGTCTGCTGCAACGGCATGATCGGCCGCGAGCTCTACACGACGCAGGACCGGCCCTCGAACTTCTACATGATCGGCTCGATGGGGCTCGGCCTGTCGATCGGCCTGGGGCTCGCGCTCGCGCAGCCGCGCAAGCGGATCTTCGTGCTCGACGGCGACGGCAACGTCCTCATGGGCATGAACGCCCTCGCCAGCGTCGGCAGCGAGCGGCCGGCGAACCTCGTGCACGTCGTCCTCGACAACCGCTCCCACGCCTCGACGGGCGGGCAGCGGACGATCTCGGGCGACGTGAAGCTCGAGTCGGTCGCCAGCGCCGTCGGCTACCGCGCCACGCACCGCGCCGACTCCGTCGAGTCCTTCGAGGCGTCGCTGCGCGTCGCGCTCGTGCAGCCGGGCCCGGTGATGGTCCTCGCCCTCGTCGACGGCGGCACCGTGAAGGGCATCGGCCGCGTCGCGGAGACCCCGCAGGAGCTCGCCTCCCGCTTCGCGGCCGAGGCGCGCCGATGA
- a CDS encoding thiamine pyrophosphate-binding protein — protein MSHGSHGSGKSYAPEFVAALKEAGFDFFAGVPCSLLKGLVSLLDADPSARYISATREDSAIGMAFGAWLGGRLPMVLMQNSGLGVSVNALASLSTMYEVPALLVISWRGEGGNDAPEHIMMGEIMLPILDLMKIQHRVLRAAEPMGPQVQWAKDVMLSTRQPAALIVPAGVLE, from the coding sequence ATGTCCCACGGTTCCCACGGTTCAGGAAAATCGTATGCGCCCGAGTTCGTCGCCGCGCTCAAGGAGGCGGGGTTCGACTTCTTCGCGGGCGTGCCCTGCTCGCTGCTGAAGGGCCTGGTCTCGCTGCTCGACGCTGACCCGAGCGCTCGTTACATCTCGGCGACCCGCGAGGACAGCGCCATCGGGATGGCGTTCGGCGCCTGGCTCGGCGGCAGGCTGCCGATGGTGCTGATGCAGAACTCCGGGCTCGGCGTCTCCGTGAACGCGCTGGCCTCGCTCAGCACGATGTATGAGGTGCCCGCGCTGCTCGTCATCTCGTGGCGCGGCGAGGGCGGCAACGACGCCCCGGAGCACATCATGATGGGCGAGATCATGCTCCCCATCCTCGATCTGATGAAGATCCAGCACCGCGTCCTCCGGGCCGCCGAGCCGATGGGGCCCCAGGTGCAGTGGGCGAAGGACGTCATGCTCTCCACCAGGCAGCCGGCGGCGCTCATCGTGCCCGCGGGGGTGCTCGAATGA